A stretch of the Marivirga tractuosa DSM 4126 genome encodes the following:
- a CDS encoding histidine phosphatase family protein — translation MRILVAIVLVAFMAVSCSNENEKKVVYMVRHAEKDAFPKNDPPLTTDGVIRSVDLASWFKDISIDTVFSTDYVRMRETAKPLIEQQGLDLSIYQAMDFEGFANQLKNMKADTILVIGHSNTILEQIEALGFDRPQEKINEKEYDKIFELRLGSDEMFTHRYGSKYKE, via the coding sequence ATGAGAATTTTAGTTGCAATTGTTTTAGTGGCCTTTATGGCAGTTTCATGTTCAAATGAAAATGAAAAAAAGGTGGTCTATATGGTTCGCCATGCTGAGAAGGATGCTTTCCCAAAAAATGATCCTCCCTTAACTACAGATGGTGTGATTAGGTCTGTGGACTTAGCAAGCTGGTTTAAGGATATTAGTATCGACACAGTATTTTCGACTGATTACGTTAGAATGCGCGAGACTGCAAAGCCCTTAATTGAGCAACAAGGTCTGGATCTATCAATATACCAGGCAATGGATTTTGAAGGATTTGCCAATCAATTGAAAAATATGAAAGCAGATACCATCTTAGTGATTGGGCATAGCAACACTATACTTGAACAAATTGAAGCTTTAGGATTTGATCGTCCGCAAGAAAAAATCAATGAAAAAGAGTATGATAAAATATTTGAGTTGCGATTAGGGAGCGATGAGATGTTTACGCATAGATACGGCTCAAAATATAAGGAGTAA
- a CDS encoding ATP-binding protein, translated as MRISVIILFLFLFQGRLVSAESFQDILDEGSGKVKVYYYPIEPFIYKDEIGNLLGIEKEMMDSYLRFIEKKYSVKLFVEWEQVPTFDSVFDYVNKSEIPAFGISVISKTEDRAKLVGFSYSYMPDVSVFITHLSVPFLKDGEALKTHINGFEAATISSTTYKDDLDKLSKRFELDLNYVDVPNDEDIIRLVSRNREMVGYVGLPFYVIEIGKGNPVKRHSKFQVKRDGYRFIYQLGNGWEQTVKNYFESYLYRAEADKIIRRYLGNDYSELIWGLAGDNVADRADEIAFLNKEKEIQSQSLIAAERQKELQWVIIVSVSIGLVFVVIIVLLLVRSNRMRQRDNVLLKEKSEQLQELLNELNQNKDEISHQRQLLQRKNKELSDINKQKDELIGIVAHDLKSPINQMSGLITILGFKSEKWDKEEVEIFEKLENSNFHLKELVERILDLESIQKKSLNYKITTVDMAEILRETVSEFEEKAVSKNISVDISHIVNGKTVMVDPFFLKQVFENLVSNALKFSPFGSTVFIGTESHHDYHHVYMEDQGPGISERDKVKLFTKYMTLSAKPTGDETSTGLGLSIVKKYVEEMNGSVWCESELGKGAKFIVAFPKV; from the coding sequence TTGAGAATATCTGTTATCATATTGTTTCTATTTCTATTTCAGGGAAGGCTAGTATCTGCAGAGTCTTTTCAGGATATTCTTGATGAAGGATCGGGCAAAGTCAAGGTCTACTACTATCCAATTGAACCTTTCATTTATAAGGATGAAATTGGGAATTTATTGGGTATAGAAAAGGAAATGATGGATTCTTATCTTCGTTTTATTGAAAAGAAATATTCTGTAAAGCTTTTCGTAGAATGGGAGCAAGTCCCAACTTTTGATTCTGTGTTTGATTATGTTAATAAATCCGAGATTCCAGCTTTCGGTATTTCAGTTATTTCTAAAACTGAGGATCGGGCTAAACTAGTAGGTTTTTCGTATTCCTATATGCCTGATGTAAGCGTGTTTATTACTCACCTTTCTGTCCCATTTTTAAAAGATGGAGAAGCTCTAAAGACACATATTAATGGCTTTGAAGCAGCTACCATTTCAAGTACTACCTATAAAGATGATTTGGATAAGCTTAGTAAGAGGTTTGAGTTAGACTTAAATTATGTTGACGTTCCGAATGATGAGGATATCATACGTTTGGTTAGTCGAAACAGGGAAATGGTAGGTTATGTTGGTCTTCCATTTTATGTTATTGAAATAGGGAAGGGGAATCCAGTAAAGCGGCATAGCAAGTTTCAAGTCAAAAGAGATGGATATAGATTCATATATCAACTAGGGAACGGATGGGAGCAAACAGTTAAAAACTACTTTGAGAGTTACTTGTACCGTGCTGAAGCAGATAAAATAATAAGGAGATATCTTGGGAATGATTATTCAGAATTGATTTGGGGGCTAGCTGGAGATAATGTGGCAGATAGAGCTGACGAAATTGCTTTTCTAAACAAGGAAAAGGAAATACAAAGTCAAAGTCTAATTGCTGCTGAACGTCAAAAAGAATTGCAGTGGGTCATCATTGTATCTGTTAGCATAGGTCTTGTTTTTGTAGTAATTATAGTCTTGTTATTGGTTCGTTCAAACCGAATGAGACAAAGAGACAATGTACTTTTAAAAGAGAAAAGTGAACAATTACAGGAATTATTAAATGAACTGAATCAAAATAAAGATGAAATATCACATCAAAGACAATTGCTTCAGAGAAAAAACAAGGAGTTGTCAGATATAAATAAGCAAAAGGATGAATTAATTGGCATAGTGGCTCATGATTTAAAAAGTCCGATTAACCAAATGAGTGGCTTAATCACTATTTTAGGTTTTAAAAGTGAAAAATGGGATAAAGAGGAGGTTGAGATTTTTGAAAAACTTGAGAACTCAAATTTCCATTTAAAGGAGTTGGTAGAGCGAATATTAGATTTGGAGTCGATTCAAAAGAAGAGCCTAAACTATAAGATCACTACAGTGGATATGGCAGAAATACTGAGAGAAACGGTGTCCGAATTTGAGGAAAAAGCTGTATCTAAAAATATTTCAGTAGATATTTCCCATATTGTGAATGGAAAAACCGTTATGGTTGACCCCTTTTTCCTCAAACAAGTTTTTGAAAACTTAGTAAGTAATGCCTTGAAGTTTTCGCCCTTTGGGAGTACAGTGTTTATTGGAACCGAAAGCCATCATGATTATCATCATGTTTATATGGAGGATCAAGGACCAGGAATATCAGAACGAGATAAGGTCAAATTATTCACTAAATATATGACCCTTTCTGCGAAGCCTACAGGAGATGAAACTTCAACGGGCTTGGGTTTATCTATTGTGAAGAAATACGTAGAAGAAATGAATGGCAGTGTGTGGTGTGAGAGTGAATTAGGTAAAGGGGCTAAATTTATAGTGGCATTTCCTAAGGTTTAA
- a CDS encoding carboxypeptidase-like regulatory domain-containing protein: MSFFSYSQGEETETEKVIQFTGVVLDSDSSAIPGVHIYTPVFGRGTSTNQYGFFSMPALEGDSLVISAVGFKKATYVVPEIKSTTLKVIFRLQQDTELLDEVQVYNMPPTVEAFKQAVLAVRLPDEFSNMDKNLDPATLQKMYKTLPADGSMNHRWFVQQQAYYNQTKNSVRINPLLNPMSWIEIYRAIKRGDFSNNND, from the coding sequence GTGTCATTTTTTTCCTATTCTCAAGGAGAAGAAACTGAAACGGAAAAGGTAATACAATTTACTGGAGTAGTTTTAGACAGTGATAGTTCAGCGATACCGGGGGTGCATATTTATACACCTGTGTTTGGAAGAGGTACATCAACTAACCAATATGGCTTTTTTTCTATGCCTGCATTGGAAGGTGATAGTCTTGTAATCAGTGCGGTTGGTTTCAAAAAAGCAACCTATGTTGTACCTGAAATTAAAAGCACTACCCTTAAAGTAATTTTTCGGTTGCAGCAGGACACGGAATTGTTAGATGAAGTTCAAGTTTATAATATGCCTCCCACTGTTGAAGCCTTTAAGCAAGCTGTTTTGGCTGTAAGACTTCCAGATGAATTCAGTAATATGGACAAGAACCTCGATCCTGCCACCCTTCAGAAGATGTACAAGACCTTACCAGCAGATGGCTCCATGAATCATAGGTGGTTCGTTCAACAACAAGCCTATTACAATCAGACTAAGAATTCTGTAAGAATTAATCCTTTACTAAACCCAATGTCGTGGATTGAAATTTACAGAGCAATCAAACGTGGCGACTTTAGTAATAATAACGATTAA
- a CDS encoding ArsR/SmtB family transcription factor has translation MRLKNFTLNFSVQFYKCLSDDSRLRMLFLVHQNQEMCISDLEMILDFTQAKTSRHLSFLKNNGVLNSKKVDQWVFYYVKEEVKDLLAQTFKFVEKDQQLQKDLETFKVMYSNRTLALNKLHSKKWVK, from the coding sequence ATGAGGCTCAAGAACTTTACTTTAAATTTCAGTGTACAATTTTATAAATGCCTTTCTGATGACTCCCGCTTGCGCATGCTATTTTTGGTGCATCAGAACCAAGAAATGTGTATCTCTGATTTAGAAATGATTTTGGATTTCACTCAAGCCAAAACTTCCAGACATCTATCTTTTCTAAAGAATAATGGCGTTCTAAATTCTAAGAAAGTTGATCAATGGGTGTTTTATTATGTGAAAGAAGAAGTAAAGGATCTTTTAGCACAAACCTTTAAATTCGTAGAAAAAGACCAACAATTACAGAAAGATTTAGAAACCTTTAAAGTGATGTATTCCAATAGAACACTAGCTTTAAATAAATTACACAGCAAAAAATGGGTGAAATAA
- a CDS encoding YjjG family noncanonical pyrimidine nucleotidase, giving the protein MGEINSYKHIFFDLDHTLWDYEKNSNEALSELFLKHELNSLGISSCEQFNLCFEEVNRNLWDDYNKNKISRDGIREQRFLQILNRFKINNFELSEKLSTEYLMLCPTKPHLIPYTFEVLDYLKDNYQLHILTNGFNDVQKLKLEKSRLHTYFSTVVTSDSAGYKKPMTSIFKYAIDKAEARKNESIMIGDNLQTDILGARNFGMDTIYFNPKKETHKSSVTHEIDCLSQLKSIF; this is encoded by the coding sequence ATGGGTGAAATAAATTCATATAAACATATTTTCTTTGATTTGGACCATACACTTTGGGACTATGAAAAAAATTCTAATGAGGCATTAAGCGAATTATTTCTAAAACATGAACTCAACAGCCTTGGAATTAGTAGTTGTGAGCAATTCAATCTTTGTTTTGAAGAAGTAAACCGAAATCTGTGGGATGATTATAATAAAAACAAGATATCTCGTGATGGAATTAGAGAGCAACGATTTTTGCAGATATTAAACCGATTTAAAATAAATAACTTCGAACTGAGTGAAAAACTTTCTACTGAATATTTAATGCTTTGTCCTACCAAGCCTCATCTCATTCCTTATACTTTTGAAGTGTTAGACTATCTCAAAGATAATTACCAACTTCATATTTTAACTAACGGCTTTAATGATGTTCAGAAACTAAAATTAGAAAAATCTAGGTTACATACTTATTTTTCAACTGTGGTCACTTCTGATAGTGCTGGGTACAAAAAACCAATGACTTCAATTTTTAAATATGCAATTGATAAGGCGGAAGCAAGGAAAAATGAGAGTATCATGATAGGGGATAATCTGCAAACTGATATACTTGGAGCAAGAAACTTTGGAATGGATACTATATATTTCAATCCAAAGAAAGAAACCCACAAATCAAGTGTTACACATGAGATCGATTGCCTAAGTCAATTAAAATCGATATTTTAA
- a CDS encoding DUF3857 domain-containing protein has protein sequence MQRLFLSILLSIVFSFQILAQESNTPKDSAFGIGADAIILLDSGHSVYNDNFELVFTHTTKIEILTEEGLSWSKVMIPYSEKDSLLFIKGHTYNLGENDSLQIDSLQSSDISKKINGGIVENYFSMPKAKVGSVIEYTYQIKIADWQELNSWYFQNDIPVVKSTYTTEVPNYLLFYKYLEGTLSLDDFSRKTVKKMIKNKQTDVLIENFEIDSIPAYVMEEDVPGSNYFISKLRFKLAEYTLPNQSTEFILPQDYEELAYNWAGAPFFKNVYSRSSYLQKEIDKIYHPELFEIDVIKGFFYFIRNNFTIDLTFNDKSLEEAYKARKGTPQQINMLLTKMLNQSGFDAYLIALSSIENRPTYPENPYFELFDVYICMIRHNGKNYFLDASDKNLLFNMLPPNYINNGGLVISQKAPGFVPLEFNFEDKEKVTGEFIVTDTATIEGTYEVKREGYAVYSFDARFLSNNRSYNDYLIETIFENMDWNIKNHDVVDEYDDNKYLKEYLSFVRPADSVAKNYIEIQPIVFNEFSKNPLQTEKRQNPLTLYTPLIRMASYAYEIPEGWTVLEYPKNKSIALPDGKGKFMYQFNKTGNSLKIEYTIDYDQVIYMPDEYSMIKKFMQEVTSTLNQKIILIR, from the coding sequence ATGCAGAGGTTATTTTTAAGTATACTGTTATCAATAGTATTTTCATTTCAAATCTTAGCGCAAGAAAGCAACACACCAAAAGATTCTGCATTTGGTATCGGTGCTGATGCTATCATTCTATTGGATAGTGGACATAGTGTATACAACGATAATTTCGAGCTTGTTTTCACCCACACCACCAAAATCGAAATTCTTACTGAAGAAGGGCTAAGCTGGTCAAAGGTAATGATACCCTACAGCGAAAAAGACTCACTCCTTTTTATTAAAGGCCACACTTACAACTTAGGTGAAAATGACTCACTGCAGATTGATAGTTTGCAATCTTCTGACATCAGCAAAAAAATTAATGGCGGAATAGTTGAGAACTATTTCTCCATGCCAAAAGCTAAAGTAGGAAGTGTAATAGAATATACTTATCAAATTAAAATAGCTGATTGGCAAGAGTTAAATAGCTGGTATTTCCAAAATGACATACCCGTTGTAAAATCAACTTATACTACTGAAGTACCCAATTATCTATTGTTTTACAAATATTTGGAAGGCACTTTGAGTTTAGATGATTTTAGCAGAAAAACTGTTAAAAAAATGATTAAAAATAAGCAAACAGATGTTTTGATCGAAAACTTCGAAATAGATAGTATACCTGCTTATGTAATGGAAGAAGACGTTCCTGGATCAAACTACTTTATTTCAAAATTGAGATTTAAGCTAGCTGAATACACTTTGCCAAATCAGTCCACTGAATTTATCCTACCTCAAGATTATGAAGAATTAGCCTACAATTGGGCAGGCGCTCCCTTTTTCAAAAATGTATATAGCCGCAGTAGTTATCTACAAAAAGAAATAGATAAAATATACCACCCTGAATTATTTGAAATAGATGTTATAAAAGGCTTCTTTTATTTTATTAGAAATAATTTCACTATTGATTTAACATTTAATGATAAAAGCTTGGAAGAGGCGTATAAAGCAAGAAAAGGCACGCCACAACAGATCAATATGCTTTTAACTAAAATGCTCAACCAATCAGGTTTCGATGCTTATTTAATTGCTTTAAGTTCTATCGAGAATAGACCAACTTATCCAGAAAACCCTTACTTTGAACTCTTTGATGTCTACATTTGCATGATTAGACACAATGGCAAAAATTATTTCTTAGATGCTTCTGATAAGAACTTACTATTCAATATGCTGCCTCCAAATTATATCAATAATGGTGGATTAGTCATTTCACAAAAAGCACCCGGTTTTGTGCCTTTGGAATTTAATTTTGAAGATAAGGAGAAGGTAACCGGAGAATTTATAGTAACTGATACTGCAACCATTGAAGGAACTTATGAAGTAAAAAGAGAAGGATATGCGGTTTATTCTTTTGACGCAAGATTCCTTAGTAACAATAGATCATATAATGACTATTTGATTGAAACTATATTCGAAAATATGGATTGGAACATTAAAAACCATGATGTAGTTGATGAATATGATGACAATAAATATTTAAAAGAGTATTTATCTTTTGTTAGACCCGCAGATTCGGTGGCAAAAAATTATATTGAGATTCAGCCTATAGTTTTTAATGAATTTTCAAAAAACCCACTTCAAACTGAAAAAAGACAAAATCCACTTACACTTTATACCCCCCTGATAAGAATGGCAAGCTATGCATATGAAATCCCAGAAGGGTGGACTGTTTTAGAGTATCCAAAAAACAAAAGCATTGCCTTACCTGATGGTAAAGGAAAATTCATGTATCAGTTTAATAAAACAGGCAATAGTTTAAAAATAGAATATACTATTGATTATGATCAAGTAATCTATATGCCTGATGAATATTCAATGATTAAAAAATTCATGCAAGAAGTAACAAGCACTCTAAATCAAAAAATCATTTTGATTCGTTAA
- a CDS encoding UDP-2,3-diacylglucosamine diphosphatase translates to MLTHYKTLVISDVHLGTKGSKAKELVKFLKQCSCDRLILNGDIIDGWQLKKYGTWKRKHTRFINRILKMIEEHKTEVIYLRGNHDDFLDQVLPFKVGNLTITRDLIIESNGKKFYVVHGDIFDSITTNLKWVAKLGDVGYTFLLWVNSKYNQYRRSKGLPYYSLSQVVKSKVKSAVSYIDDFEKQLLEIAKIKDCDGIICGHIHQPALKEIDGLIYMNSGDWVESMSALGEDKDGNWSLVYYADSSPYKLNHKKVEELNINNTSTFSTEEINIRKKTA, encoded by the coding sequence ATGTTAACACACTACAAAACTTTAGTCATTTCTGATGTTCATCTTGGCACCAAAGGATCCAAAGCAAAAGAACTAGTTAAATTCCTTAAACAATGCAGTTGTGATAGGTTAATCCTCAATGGAGATATTATTGATGGTTGGCAACTCAAAAAATACGGCACATGGAAAAGGAAACATACTCGCTTTATCAATAGAATTTTGAAAATGATTGAGGAACATAAAACCGAGGTGATTTATTTAAGAGGGAATCATGATGATTTCTTGGATCAGGTACTTCCATTTAAAGTAGGAAACCTTACCATTACTAGAGATTTAATAATTGAAAGTAATGGCAAAAAATTCTACGTAGTGCATGGTGATATCTTCGATTCAATCACCACTAATCTTAAATGGGTTGCCAAGTTAGGAGATGTTGGTTATACGTTCTTATTGTGGGTGAATTCCAAATATAATCAATACAGAAGAAGTAAGGGCTTACCCTATTATTCTCTCAGCCAAGTGGTCAAATCAAAAGTAAAATCTGCGGTTTCTTATATTGATGATTTTGAAAAGCAACTTCTTGAAATTGCGAAAATTAAAGATTGTGATGGAATCATCTGTGGCCATATTCATCAGCCAGCATTAAAAGAAATCGATGGGTTGATTTATATGAATTCAGGTGATTGGGTAGAAAGTATGAGTGCTTTGGGGGAAGATAAAGATGGTAATTGGTCTTTGGTTTATTATGCCGATTCTTCTCCATACAAATTAAACCATAAAAAAGTCGAAGAGTTGAATATTAACAATACATCTACTTTTAGTACAGAAGAAATTAACATACGAAAAAAGACTGCATAA
- a CDS encoding DUF4249 family protein, with protein MKANKNKILSLFLAVLLSWSCQEIIDLELDQSEPKLVIEGNLTNERVIQKIKISESLNYYDTSELAPYTEAVVRLMDVDYNSLFYFTYSSEDSVYQSNSPFGLAVGQEYIIQIEAKEELLEVKGHVLENATLDSLYYLSAEELEALGQPVFGDGYFMFVNGKLNNEGIEYFKLEVTVNDTLRNSRNDFSNSVLTSEFFGSEFQALPVPGSFEEDDSVVLELYTLNEDVYQYYVEFINLLFNDGGVFSPPPVNPDSNIKNLTNPENEPLGFIQFSSIQRRSLVIKKRD; from the coding sequence ATGAAAGCAAATAAGAATAAAATATTGAGCTTGTTTTTAGCAGTTTTGCTCAGTTGGAGCTGCCAAGAAATAATCGATTTGGAATTAGATCAATCTGAACCAAAATTAGTTATTGAAGGGAACTTGACTAATGAACGAGTCATCCAAAAAATAAAAATATCAGAAAGCTTAAATTACTATGACACCTCTGAATTAGCACCGTATACGGAAGCAGTTGTCAGGTTAATGGATGTTGATTATAATTCTTTATTCTATTTTACTTACAGTTCCGAAGATAGTGTTTATCAATCAAATAGCCCGTTCGGGTTAGCTGTTGGCCAAGAATACATTATTCAAATCGAAGCGAAAGAGGAACTTCTGGAAGTAAAAGGACATGTGTTGGAAAATGCTACATTGGATTCACTTTATTATTTGTCAGCTGAAGAATTAGAAGCACTAGGTCAGCCTGTTTTTGGAGATGGTTATTTCATGTTCGTAAACGGGAAATTGAATAATGAAGGTATTGAGTATTTCAAGCTTGAGGTTACTGTCAATGATACTTTGAGAAATTCTAGGAACGATTTTTCTAACTCTGTCTTAACATCAGAATTTTTTGGATCAGAATTTCAAGCACTTCCAGTGCCTGGATCTTTTGAGGAAGATGATTCTGTAGTTTTAGAGCTTTATACGCTAAATGAAGATGTTTATCAATATTATGTGGAATTTATTAACCTACTATTTAATGATGGCGGAGTGTTTAGCCCACCACCAGTAAATCCTGATTCCAATATTAAAAACTTGACCAATCCCGAAAATGAACCTTTAGGATTTATACAGTTTAGTTCTATCCAAAGAAGGAGCTTAGTTATTAAAAAAAGAGATTAA
- a CDS encoding TonB-dependent receptor, with product MKFRIIIILFFFASSLHAQKYTISGYVKDAGSGEVLIGATVVDKNEPGVGQATNVYGFYSFELPKGEYTLKASYVGFANKEIKVNLKENISLNFNLEEQASSLEEVVVSAKRSDENVSSVKMSTEKLQIERIKSMPALFGEVDVVKSLQLLPGVSTAGEGTSGMFVRGGSSDQNLILLDEATVYNASHLLGFFSVFNPDAVKNVEIYKGGIPAKYGGRVSSILDIQMREGNNQKFAVSGGLGTISSRLTAEVPIVKDQSSLLLSGRRTYADVFLAFAQDENIRNNTLYFYDFNTKFNYRFSDKDKIFVSGYFGRDNLGFQDLFGFDWGNATFSTRWNHLFNDKLFLNTTLLYSNFDYGFDVNSAGSGFNWNSGLQEYNLKLDFDYFLNNNNTLFFGANAIYHVFAPAEIASKDSNIQDFNLQNDFAVETALYVSNQQEVNDKLSLEYGVRYSSFAKVGPDSVSIYQEGQRKMPENEIRTDVYQSGDVVKYYGGFEPRIGVRYLVNSKTSLKASYNRMRQYLQVATNATAGFPTDRWIPADYHIKPVIGDQVALGYFRNINENKWEVSVEGYYKWLQNVVDFLPGEDVLLNDRIETAVADGIAWSYGAEFMLRKNIGKTTGWLSYTLSRTQRQIEGVASGEPYLARYDKPHDIALVLSHKFSEQISFSGNWVYASGAAVTFPEGRYIMNGQNIPYYDDSKRNTSRMPDFHRMDLGLTYKFRDVNRYSHEITVSFYNVYNRKNPFSIEFRQVNNNDATFNESEDGPVTSTRPAAVKTSLFGIIPSITYNFSFN from the coding sequence ATGAAATTTAGAATCATAATAATACTGTTTTTCTTTGCTTCTTCATTACATGCTCAGAAATATACTATTAGCGGATATGTTAAAGATGCTGGTTCCGGTGAAGTATTAATTGGAGCCACCGTTGTAGACAAAAATGAGCCAGGAGTTGGTCAAGCCACTAATGTATATGGCTTTTATTCTTTCGAATTGCCCAAAGGAGAGTATACGCTAAAAGCCAGTTATGTAGGTTTCGCAAATAAAGAGATCAAAGTAAATCTCAAAGAAAACATCTCTCTTAATTTCAATTTAGAAGAACAAGCTTCAAGCCTAGAGGAAGTAGTAGTTTCTGCAAAGCGTAGCGATGAAAATGTGAGTTCAGTAAAAATGAGTACTGAGAAACTGCAAATTGAAAGAATTAAATCCATGCCTGCTCTTTTTGGTGAAGTGGATGTGGTAAAAAGTTTGCAATTGCTGCCTGGTGTTTCCACAGCAGGAGAAGGCACCTCTGGTATGTTCGTTAGAGGAGGTAGTTCAGATCAAAATTTGATTTTATTAGATGAAGCTACAGTTTACAATGCCAGCCACCTACTGGGCTTCTTTTCAGTTTTTAATCCAGATGCCGTAAAGAATGTCGAAATTTATAAAGGGGGAATCCCTGCTAAGTATGGAGGTAGAGTTTCCTCTATTTTGGATATTCAAATGAGAGAAGGGAATAATCAAAAATTTGCTGTGTCTGGTGGCCTTGGAACCATCAGCAGCCGATTGACAGCAGAAGTTCCAATTGTAAAAGATCAATCGTCATTGCTTTTATCTGGAAGAAGAACATATGCAGATGTGTTTTTGGCCTTTGCTCAAGATGAAAACATTAGAAATAATACGCTCTATTTCTATGACTTTAATACGAAATTCAATTATAGGTTCAGTGATAAAGATAAAATATTTGTTTCGGGCTATTTCGGAAGAGATAATTTAGGGTTTCAAGACTTATTTGGTTTTGACTGGGGAAATGCCACTTTTTCTACACGATGGAATCACTTATTTAATGATAAATTATTTCTAAATACGACCTTGCTCTATAGTAATTTCGATTATGGTTTTGATGTGAATTCGGCCGGATCAGGGTTCAATTGGAATTCAGGTTTACAGGAATATAATCTGAAACTGGATTTTGATTATTTTCTTAACAACAATAATACATTGTTCTTTGGTGCAAATGCTATATACCATGTCTTTGCACCTGCAGAAATCGCCTCTAAAGATTCAAATATTCAGGATTTTAATCTGCAGAATGATTTTGCTGTAGAAACTGCGCTTTATGTCAGTAATCAACAAGAGGTTAATGATAAGTTGAGTTTAGAATATGGGGTTCGTTATTCCTCTTTTGCTAAAGTTGGCCCCGATTCTGTTTCAATCTATCAAGAGGGACAAAGGAAAATGCCTGAGAACGAAATAAGAACTGATGTTTATCAAAGTGGAGATGTTGTTAAATATTATGGAGGCTTTGAGCCAAGAATAGGAGTCAGATATTTGGTCAACTCTAAGACAAGTTTAAAGGCCTCCTACAATAGAATGCGACAATATTTACAAGTTGCGACCAATGCAACGGCAGGATTCCCTACTGACCGTTGGATTCCAGCAGACTACCATATTAAACCAGTAATTGGAGATCAAGTGGCTTTAGGGTATTTTAGAAATATTAACGAAAATAAATGGGAAGTATCAGTTGAGGGCTACTACAAATGGTTGCAGAATGTAGTGGATTTTCTTCCTGGAGAGGATGTGCTATTAAATGATAGAATTGAAACTGCAGTGGCAGATGGAATTGCTTGGTCATATGGTGCTGAATTTATGTTGAGGAAAAATATTGGAAAAACAACGGGTTGGTTGAGTTATACTTTATCAAGGACTCAACGGCAGATTGAAGGTGTTGCTAGCGGGGAGCCTTATTTAGCTCGCTACGATAAGCCCCATGACATTGCATTGGTATTGTCTCATAAGTTCTCAGAACAAATCTCTTTTTCTGGAAACTGGGTTTATGCTTCAGGTGCTGCAGTGACCTTCCCTGAAGGAAGATATATTATGAATGGGCAGAATATTCCTTACTATGATGATAGCAAGAGAAATACTAGTCGAATGCCCGATTTCCATCGCATGGATTTAGGCTTGACCTATAAGTTTCGTGATGTAAATCGTTATAGCCACGAGATTACGGTTTCATTTTATAACGTCTATAATCGAAAAAATCCATTTTCAATCGAATTCAGGCAGGTTAATAATAACGATGCAACTTTCAATGAATCAGAAGATGGGCCAGTCACTAGTACAAGACCTGCAGCAGTGAAGACTTCGCTATTTGGAATCATTCCTTCTATCACATATAATTTTTCTTTTAACTGA
- a CDS encoding acyl carrier protein gives MPKEEIQKTITSILVEKLGIASSEVTADASFIKDLGIDSLDYAELVMEFEQNFNIRIPDMDAEKLSTINQAVKYIDEKIQSAE, from the coding sequence ATGCCAAAAGAAGAAATTCAAAAAACCATTACAAGTATCTTAGTCGAAAAACTAGGTATTGCTAGTTCGGAGGTAACAGCTGATGCAAGTTTTATAAAAGATTTGGGTATCGATTCTTTAGATTATGCAGAATTGGTAATGGAATTTGAGCAAAATTTCAATATTAGAATTCCAGATATGGATGCTGAAAAATTATCTACTATCAATCAAGCAGTGAAGTATATTGATGAAAAGATTCAGTCTGCTGAATAA